The Euphorbia lathyris chromosome 4, ddEupLath1.1, whole genome shotgun sequence genomic interval AGATATCCCCTTGTTCCTCTTATTCCTGTGAATGTTTTTGTTTGCTCTTGCTTTAACAACTTTGCCAATCCGAAATCAGATATTTTTGGACATCGAAACTCATCAAGTAGTATGTTCTGTGGTTTAATATCGCAATGGATGATTTGAGTCTCGCACTCCTCGTGGAGATAGAGGATGCCTTTTGCTATGTTTCTTGCGATTTCCATTCTCTCTACGAAGCAAGGCCTTTTTTCAGGTGAAAACAGTACGTCAGCAAGAGAACCACTGCTCATAAACTCATACACCAAGAGTCTATTCGGACCTTCATTACAATAACCAAGTAGTTGTACAAGGTTCTTATGATGGGTTTTACCAATTACTTTCATCTCTGTCTGGAACTCTCTTTCTCCTTCCTCTAAAACTTTTTCCAACTTCTTCACTGCTACAACCTTCTGAGTGTTTGGTATTACCCCTTTATAAACAGCCCCAAATGCACCTCTTCCAATTTTTTCCTTGAATCCATCAGTTACTGTCTCTAGTTCTTCATACCTGAAAGATTGAGGACCTACTTCCTCCCTTAATCCCATGCATGGGATTCTTTTATATGCCCTCTTATGATAACTATGCATTAACATACCCAAAAGTGTCAACACAAGAAACCCAAAACCAACAATTGAACCACTGGCAATTAGGATTCCTTGGCTGATCTCTCTCCCTTTTCTGTCCCTTTTAGGCTGAATTCCTTCATCACCGGACATGGATCTGCCGACCTTGACCAAAGCCAGATTGGAACCATCATCCATAtttcttcttccaaatctcaaaGGCAACCTCTGCAGTCGGCAACGTGCTCCGCCGAAAAATGCAACATCACAGTTACAATCCTGCATGCAGGCTTGCTCACAATTTTCTTTCAGGGGAATTTGCAGATTCGAATATGTATTAACTTCCCATTCGGTATTGGGAACTTGTTGGATTACGATGTTTCCTCTGTCACCTTTGCAGCTTTCGAGAGTTGGGAAATCCTTTTTACAGCCAGAAGACTGATTCTGTggagaaacataagaaaatcCAGGAAGACATTTGCAACTAGCTTCCATATCATTTAACACACAATAGCTATTTACACCACATATTCCCATGGGCAGGCACTTATTTCCTGTGGATGATTCCAAAACTGACCAGTTCCCAGTCTGTGTTAGATTGTATAAATACAATCTGAATATACCATCAGAATCGATTCTTAACATGGAACGAATGGGATCAGTTCCTCTGCTTTTGAATATCTCCTTTATATTGAAACCAGTAGCATTGAGAAGGTAAACACGTCCATCAGAATCGAGATTTAGTGTCACATTATCGCCCTGTCCAAATGTCTTAGTTGAGTAATATGCATACTGTGGTGCCCCGGCGACTGCCGCAGGATACTGCACAAGATTACCATCTGTTTGCATGATCAGGCGGAAAATTCCAGGCGATTTGTCAGATTCTGAAATGCTGGAGACAAGCTGATTCCCTGCTTGAAGTTGTTGAGTTGGCAAAAGGGTATCAGTCGGATGCTGGAAACTCTCCCATATTGTTTGACCATTAGAATTATTAATCATAAAGTTGCCAGAGTCGAACAAAAATGCTGAAGCTGCAGCCACACCAATATCAGGAAAAACATCTTGAACGTTTTGGCCTTGTGCTCCTGATTGCAAGATAAAGCCAGATTCAGCAGAAAAGAGCAATGTCACGTTGCCTGATACAGGTGGTTGATCTCTGTTGGCAGTCCAGACGACGGTCCCAGCAACAGATATCCCAATACGGAACCCATCTCCCTGCGGAAAAAATCCGAAGGTGTAAAATCCAGAAGGTGAAAACCAAGAGGAGTTGATGGAGTTGGGTTTCAATGAAGATCCTATTCCTATTCTGGTGCTGCTTATATTTGTGTGTCTTTGCTGAGCTGATGCTGTGGAAAGTGTGGAAACAAAgataaagaataataataagGTGGAAGCCATCAAATTGTGTGCATTTGGGGTTTAAAGTTTCAATCCTGAGAGATGTTCATTTAAAACAGCAAAAAGATTGATTATTATTTGGTTTACAATTCAAAGTTTGAAGCTTTTGGTGGTCTGAATGTTTTCCTGGATGGTATACAATTCACATTTTCAAACCCTTTTGACGGGTTTAAACAAACCACAAATGTGGAAAAATGGGTCCTTGATAACAACGGGAGTGGACTGGCAAAAACAAATAAAGGGTGAAATTTTGACATGAATGTGAATTTAGTACAAATCAATTTTTTGGGATATTAACTCAATTCTTAAGAGGTCAAATTAGTGGAGAGTGCTAAaagcataattttttttttttatatccaaactatatcatttttatatttGATACATGAAATGAAATTGATTTTTATACTTCAAACTATTATATTTTGCGCAACCCGTAAAATGCTTTACCGTCAGTATATTACTTTATACGCTAGTCCAGACTATCAATATATTAATACTATGTTAAGGGTTTCAATCAGGTATTTTTCTTgtgaaataattaaattaagtgataaaatataataaaaataaatagaagccAAAACCGTAATAACgaagaaaactctaaaaatcCCTCGAAATCTTATGAATCATGGACAATTAATTTTGATAGAAACTCTTATAAACAgtggcaaattttttttattaaaccctTAATATAGTATTAATACATTGATATTTTGTACTAGCGTATGAAATGATGTATTGATGGCAAAACATTATGCGGTTAAACAGAATataatagttttaaatataaaaatcgattttattttatatatcaaaatataaaaataatatagttTGTATTATACGTTTAAGGTTGATTTGAATATGAGTTAATCTGACCCTTCCTATTAACTCTAAAGACTGAGTTAATACAATTTGGGTTACATTAATCGTTCAAGGCAATTTAACCCTTTATTCTAGAAAAAACTTAGCTGACTCATTCAAAGTTTTTGGTGTACAATTCAAAGTTTGAAGCTTTTGTTGGTTATATAACTTTATCTagtatggtcattgaacttcaatttcTAACAGTATAgaactttattttttaacattgatagccactcaacgcctcaaaacaatCATTAAAggtctgaaaataaaaaatttaaagaattaatgatattgtaagaaactttaattcttgaaatttttcattttgaggtcatttatgttGTTTGGTCATGAGagataatgaatttttagagagagaaaactttaaaaaatatgattttggaaaataaaaaattgagtaaattacaccgaTGGCCACTGAACagtacccattttaacattttggccactgaactttaattcttaacggtatggccactgagctttacactttttaacatcggtggtcactcaattttaactaactcctcaaaatgaccgttaacgacctcaaaatgaaaatattcaagaattaaagttgtttcacattttttattttccaaaatcacattttttggagctttctctctctaaaaatttactttctctcctaaccaaacaacacctaaatgacctcaaaacgaaaattttcaagaattaaagttccttagaatatcattaaatcttcgaattttttaatttgaggccgtcaatggtcgttttgagttgttgagtggccaccgacgTTAAAAAGTGTAAGTTCGGTggccatactgttaagaattgaagttcagtagccacaatgttaaaatggtaaagttcaatggccatgtgtgtaatttacctataaaaaatttggtttcataATGAatattattctaaacaactttaattcttgaatatttcattttgaggttgttaactGTCATTTTgatgagttagttaaagttgagtcgTCACCGTGTTaaaaaatatgtaaagtttagtgatcatactattaagaattaaagtttaatggtcataatattaaaatggataaaatttgAGAGtgatgggtgtaatttacctcaTTTTCAAACCCTTCTGATGGTTTATTGAGAAAGGCGTCCTTGATAACAATGGGAGTGCAACTAGGAAAAACTTAGCTGACtcattcaactttttttttttttttttttttttgataaaaatgtcaTA includes:
- the LOC136225672 gene encoding G-type lectin S-receptor-like serine/threonine-protein kinase LECRK3, giving the protein MASTLLLFFIFVSTLSTASAQQRHTNISSTRIGIGSSLKPNSINSSWFSPSGFYTFGFFPQGDGFRIGISVAGTVVWTANRDQPPVSGNVTLLFSAESGFILQSGAQGQNVQDVFPDIGVAAASAFLFDSGNFMINNSNGQTIWESFQHPTDTLLPTQQLQAGNQLVSSISESDKSPGIFRLIMQTDGNLVQYPAAVAGAPQYAYYSTKTFGQGDNVTLNLDSDGRVYLLNATGFNIKEIFKSRGTDPIRSMLRIDSDGIFRLYLYNLTQTGNWSVLESSTGNKCLPMGICGVNSYCVLNDMEASCKCLPGFSYVSPQNQSSGCKKDFPTLESCKGDRGNIVIQQVPNTEWEVNTYSNLQIPLKENCEQACMQDCNCDVAFFGGARCRLQRLPLRFGRRNMDDGSNLALVKVGRSMSGDEGIQPKRDRKGREISQGILIASGSIVGFGFLVLTLLGMLMHSYHKRAYKRIPCMGLREEVGPQSFRYEELETVTDGFKEKIGRGAFGAVYKGVIPNTQKVVAVKKLEKVLEEGEREFQTEMKVIGKTHHKNLVQLLGYCNEGPNRLLVYEFMSSGSLADVLFSPEKRPCFVERMEIARNIAKGILYLHEECETQIIHCDIKPQNILLDEFRCPKISDFGLAKLLKQEQTKTFTGIRGTRGYLAPEWHRNLPVTVKADIYSFGIMLLEITCCRKNVDYSVGDDESILVECIYDCFVGDGINKLITDIDEVDKKHVDRMIKVGIWCTLDEPSLRPSMKKVVLMLEGTIDIPMPPPPTSFLTSI